The Apium graveolens cultivar Ventura chromosome 11, ASM990537v1, whole genome shotgun sequence genome has a window encoding:
- the LOC141695680 gene encoding LOW QUALITY PROTEIN: NAD-capped RNA hydrolase DXO1-like (The sequence of the model RefSeq protein was modified relative to this genomic sequence to represent the inferred CDS: deleted 1 base in 1 codon): MEIACDCFTEDDISDILHGNNYRGSSSYRPDRWQNNRGGGASVPSNPAGPYRPRNYNNPTHFVNNERFVSEFRFSNSQNTLPTNCIASEEPCEIGCYSRVEGGEVYFDDRSLRLFRPLTTKDIGADLNDGFDTFTEKKDLGSQGFGALLACIRHKNVPLEDMHFVTYRNNLNKILATAYIRKYPWEMGVHKRNGILYLDVHKLPEKPKSELDTRRCYWGYCFEGLATEGPRRAVGEGIHHIDCNVEYCSAVKRKLGAHNILMGAEIDCYESSDEGRRFYIELKTTQELNYRTIGRFEREKLLQFWIQSFLAGVPYIVIGFRDDGGRLVRTERLRTKDIAERVKTKGYWQGEVCPAFADEVLGWLYRTVKENEDYILQFASPFNRLELLQAHSCPVVITNHIAVMTSPRN; the protein is encoded by the exons ATGGAAATTGCTTGTGACTG CTTCACTGAAGATGACATTTCAGACA TTTTGCATGGTAACAACTACCGTGGTAGCTCAAGTTACAGGCCTGATCGTTGGCAAAATAATCGAGGAGGAGGAGCTAGTGTACCTTCAAATCCTGCTGGACCTTATCGTCCAAGAAATTATAATAATCCAACACATTTCGTCAATAATGAGCGTTTTGTTTCTGAATTTAGGTTTTCTAATAGTCAAAACACATTACCAACAAACTGTATAGCATCTGAGGAG CCATGTGAAATTGGTTGCTATAGTCGTGTGGAAGGCGGGGAAGTATATTTTGATGATCGTAGCTTG AGGCTTTTTAGGCCTCTCACTACCAAGGACATTGGTGCTGATTTAAATGATGGTTTTGATACTTTTACTGAGAAGAAAG ATTTAGGCTCCCAAGGATTTGGTGCACTTCTTGCGTGCATAAGACACAAAAATGTTCCACTTGAAGATATGCATTTTGTG ACATATCGCAACAATCTTAATAAG ATACTGGCCACTGCTTATATTAGGAAGTATCCGTGGGAAATGGGGGTGCACAAAAGAAACGGCATACTCTATCTTGATGTACATAAACTACCAGAAAAGCCAAAGAGTGAGCTGGATACGCGAAG ATGTTACTGGGGGTACTGTTTTGAGGGCCTTGCGACAGAAGGTCCAAGAAGAGCTGTTGGTGAGGGGATACATCACATAGATTGTAATGTGGAATATTGTTCTGCGGTAAAGAGAAAACTGGGAGCTCATAATATTTTGATGGGTGCTGAAATAGATTGCTATGAATCAAGTGATGAAGGAAGGAGG TTTTACATAGAACTAAAGACTACTCAAGAG CTGAATTATCGCACTATAGGAAGATTTGAAAGGGAGAAGTTGCTCCAGTTCTGG ATCCAATCATTTCTTGCTGGTGTCCCTTATATTGTCATTGGATTTAG AGATGATGGTGGACGGCTTGTACGCACAGAGCGCttaaggaccaaagatatagcAGAGAGAGTCAAAACTAAGGGTTATTGGCAG GGAGAAGTTTGTCCTGCTTTTGCGGACGAGGTGTTGGGCTGGCTATACAGAACTGTCAAAGAGA ATGAAGACTACATACTGCAGTTTGCTTCGCCTTTCAACCGTCTAGAGCTTCTACAAGCACACTCTTGTCCGGTTGTAATCACCAATCACATTGCAGTCATGACCAGTCCCAGAAACTAG